A genomic window from Microbacterium sp. ET2 includes:
- a CDS encoding glycoside hydrolase family 15 protein, with protein MTVPPPGAFSHTAQIDRQALVAGSIELIERLQDVTGAYPASPTFSAYAGYSWFRDGAFIADAMSSAGRVESAERFFDWCAQVIASRAEQIGRIVAAARADSPLPDSEMLPTRFTFDGRDGDDDWWDFQLDGYGTWIWAVGAHVVRHGADDARWAEAIGLTLDYLTVSWQRPCFDWWEEHSEHVHISTLGCLVAGARAAATLPALGAEHRRIAEALAEEIDAAIAERGVSTAGDGRAPHLVKWVGSTAVDASLAAVVGVMDVVPAASALALATISAIETDLAVDGGVHRFVDDTYFGGGQWPLLSCFLGLAHLRAGDRDRAEQLLDWAGATVDADGAMPEQVEGHLLAPDRLEEWVTRWGPSARPLLWSHAMYIRLVVDLGRPSAPEEHSA; from the coding sequence ATGACCGTTCCACCTCCCGGCGCCTTCTCACACACAGCGCAGATCGACCGCCAGGCGCTCGTCGCCGGCAGCATCGAGCTGATCGAACGCCTGCAAGACGTCACCGGCGCGTACCCGGCGAGCCCGACGTTCTCGGCGTACGCCGGATACAGCTGGTTCCGCGACGGGGCGTTCATCGCCGACGCGATGTCGAGCGCCGGCCGGGTCGAGTCGGCGGAGCGGTTCTTCGACTGGTGCGCGCAGGTCATCGCCTCGCGGGCCGAGCAGATCGGGCGGATCGTCGCGGCGGCTCGCGCCGATAGTCCGCTCCCCGACAGCGAGATGCTGCCCACCCGCTTCACCTTCGACGGCCGCGACGGCGACGACGACTGGTGGGACTTCCAGCTCGACGGGTACGGCACGTGGATCTGGGCGGTCGGCGCGCACGTGGTCCGCCACGGCGCGGATGACGCCCGCTGGGCCGAGGCCATCGGCCTCACCCTCGACTACCTCACCGTGTCGTGGCAGCGCCCCTGCTTCGACTGGTGGGAAGAGCACTCCGAGCATGTGCACATCTCCACTCTCGGATGCCTCGTGGCCGGCGCCCGGGCAGCCGCGACGCTTCCGGCCCTCGGGGCCGAGCATCGGCGGATCGCCGAGGCGCTCGCCGAGGAGATCGACGCGGCGATCGCCGAGCGCGGTGTGAGCACCGCGGGCGACGGCCGAGCGCCGCACCTGGTCAAGTGGGTCGGCTCGACCGCGGTCGACGCGAGCCTCGCGGCGGTCGTCGGGGTGATGGACGTCGTGCCCGCGGCATCCGCTCTGGCGCTCGCGACCATCTCGGCGATCGAAACCGACCTCGCCGTGGACGGTGGGGTGCACCGCTTCGTCGACGACACCTACTTCGGCGGTGGGCAGTGGCCCCTGCTGTCGTGCTTCCTCGGGCTCGCGCACCTGCGCGCGGGCGACCGTGACCGCGCGGAGCAGCTGCTCGACTGGGCCGGAGCGACCGTCGACGCCGACGGCGCGATGCCCGAGCAGGTCGAAGGCCACCTGCTCGCCCCCGACCGGCTCGAGGAGTGGGTGACGCGCTGGGGACCCTCGGCGCGCCCGCTGCTGTGGAGCCACGCCATGTACATCCGACTCGTGGTCGACCTCGGCCGCCCGAGCGCCCCTGAGGAGCACTCCGCATGA
- a CDS encoding TIM-barrel domain-containing protein, translated as MITHRPAGSGHPYLVTTDQRWPVHPVGGEPLRLGVRASADVGDVVAEITVTAPDGAVTTRSEPLTRVEPTRSEGAAEPDGHLAAAQERLAGSGGGWVLATTAPAAGSTLTYLFIGVAGDGRVQRTRTFSTGVADWQPAPDEVVTAVGARRVIPGSVSVLTDGQATSRVRFALPLAEGEHVTGFGERFDTLDQRGGVLDCVVFEQYKSQGAARKTYLPMPFAHVIGGDGWGFHVRTTRRTWFDIGSSVADRILVEAEVGADAPGVEVAFYDGSPREVLDAFGSETGRPEELPDWVFRLWASGNEWNTQAEVLRQMDLHREHDVPVGSIVIEAWSDESTFTAFRDAQYAVSEDGAPHRLADFTFPADGAWPDPKGMVDDLHERDIRVLLWQIPLLKARPHPTGQAKADREAAVRENVLIREPDGRGGLRPYRNRGWWFPLSTMPDLTDERAARWWTEKRRYLVEEVGVDGFKTDGGEHAWGSELVYLDGRRGDEANNTFAVAYAKAYGDLLRSAGKAPVTFSRAGFTGAGAHGAVWAGDENSTWEAFRWSMFAGLSAAASGILYWGWDIAGFSGPLPSAELYLRATAASTFVPIMQYHSEFNHHRTPLRDRTPWNVADETGDARVLPVFRSFAQLRERLVPYLAASARETVRTSVPLMRPVYFDHPSFEGAWSHPFQWFLGPDVFVSPVVTEGEPEHEVALPPGEWVDAFRGEQVSGGGVLRRGVELDEVPVYVRAEAWEEMRPIFAR; from the coding sequence ATGATCACGCACCGACCGGCCGGATCGGGTCATCCCTATCTCGTGACGACCGATCAGCGCTGGCCCGTCCACCCCGTCGGCGGCGAGCCGCTGCGCCTGGGCGTGCGGGCGTCGGCCGATGTCGGCGACGTGGTCGCCGAGATCACGGTCACGGCGCCCGACGGGGCGGTGACGACGCGGAGCGAGCCGCTCACTCGGGTCGAGCCGACCCGGAGCGAGGGCGCGGCCGAGCCCGACGGCCACCTCGCCGCGGCGCAGGAGCGGTTGGCGGGAAGCGGCGGCGGATGGGTGCTCGCGACGACCGCGCCGGCGGCCGGGAGCACGCTGACGTACCTCTTCATCGGTGTCGCGGGTGACGGGAGGGTGCAGCGCACCCGCACGTTCTCGACGGGGGTGGCCGACTGGCAGCCTGCGCCCGACGAGGTCGTCACCGCGGTGGGGGCGCGCCGCGTCATCCCGGGCAGTGTCTCGGTGCTGACCGACGGGCAGGCGACGTCGCGCGTGCGGTTCGCGCTGCCGCTCGCGGAGGGCGAGCACGTCACCGGCTTCGGGGAGCGCTTCGACACCCTCGACCAGCGCGGCGGCGTGCTCGACTGCGTCGTGTTCGAGCAGTACAAGAGCCAGGGTGCGGCGCGGAAAACGTACCTGCCCATGCCGTTCGCGCACGTGATCGGCGGTGACGGCTGGGGCTTCCACGTTCGGACGACCCGGCGCACGTGGTTCGACATCGGCAGCTCTGTCGCTGACCGGATCCTGGTGGAAGCCGAGGTCGGAGCGGATGCGCCGGGGGTCGAGGTGGCCTTCTACGACGGGTCGCCGCGCGAGGTGCTCGACGCGTTCGGCAGTGAGACCGGGCGCCCCGAGGAGCTGCCCGACTGGGTGTTCCGGCTGTGGGCCAGCGGCAACGAGTGGAATACGCAGGCCGAGGTGCTCCGCCAGATGGACCTGCACCGCGAGCACGACGTACCCGTCGGGTCGATCGTCATCGAGGCGTGGAGCGATGAGAGCACGTTCACGGCGTTCCGCGATGCGCAGTACGCGGTGAGCGAGGACGGTGCGCCGCATCGACTGGCGGACTTCACCTTCCCGGCCGACGGCGCATGGCCCGACCCGAAGGGGATGGTGGATGACCTGCATGAGCGCGACATCCGCGTGCTGCTGTGGCAGATCCCGCTCCTGAAGGCGCGGCCGCATCCGACGGGGCAGGCCAAGGCCGACCGTGAGGCGGCGGTGCGCGAGAACGTGCTGATCCGCGAACCGGATGGGCGCGGGGGACTGCGGCCGTACCGCAACCGCGGCTGGTGGTTCCCGCTGTCGACCATGCCCGACCTCACCGACGAGCGGGCGGCACGGTGGTGGACAGAGAAGCGCCGGTACCTCGTGGAGGAGGTCGGCGTCGACGGGTTCAAGACCGACGGCGGCGAGCACGCGTGGGGGAGTGAGCTGGTCTACCTCGACGGCCGGCGCGGCGACGAGGCGAACAACACCTTCGCCGTCGCCTACGCCAAGGCGTACGGTGACCTGCTCCGCTCCGCGGGCAAGGCGCCGGTGACTTTCAGCCGGGCCGGGTTCACCGGCGCTGGCGCGCACGGCGCCGTCTGGGCAGGCGATGAGAACTCGACGTGGGAGGCGTTCCGCTGGTCGATGTTCGCCGGGCTGTCGGCCGCCGCGAGCGGCATCCTTTACTGGGGATGGGACATCGCCGGGTTCTCAGGCCCGCTGCCGAGCGCGGAGCTGTACCTGCGCGCGACGGCCGCGTCGACGTTCGTGCCGATCATGCAGTACCACTCCGAGTTCAACCACCACCGGACGCCGCTTCGCGATCGGACGCCGTGGAACGTCGCCGACGAGACCGGCGACGCCCGGGTGCTGCCGGTTTTCCGATCGTTCGCGCAGCTGCGGGAGCGCCTGGTGCCCTACCTCGCCGCGTCCGCGCGTGAGACGGTGCGCACGTCCGTGCCGCTGATGCGCCCGGTGTACTTCGATCACCCGTCGTTCGAGGGCGCGTGGTCGCATCCGTTCCAGTGGTTCCTCGGGCCCGACGTGTTCGTGTCGCCGGTGGTGACCGAGGGCGAGCCTGAGCACGAGGTGGCGCTGCCGCCGGGGGAGTGGGTCGACGCGTTCCGCGGGGAGCAAGTATCGGGCGGGGGCGTTCTGCGACGCGGCGTCGAGCTCGACGAGGTGCCGGTATACGTGCGCGCCGAGGCGTGGGAGGAGATGCGGCCGATCTTCGCGCGGTGA
- a CDS encoding helix-turn-helix domain-containing protein has translation MSQRPSALRTRRMATLGENLRSWRKVQRLTAAMVAERAGINRTTLRAIEEGSGSVKLENLFAVLEVLGIDDAVIAATDPVNDDRGRLLLVQGLPQRVRP, from the coding sequence ATGTCGCAGCGTCCTTCAGCTCTTCGCACGCGTCGGATGGCCACGCTCGGCGAGAACCTGCGCTCCTGGCGGAAGGTCCAGCGACTCACGGCCGCAATGGTTGCAGAGCGGGCGGGAATCAACCGGACGACGCTCAGGGCGATCGAAGAGGGGTCTGGGTCGGTGAAGCTCGAGAACCTCTTCGCCGTCCTCGAGGTGCTCGGGATCGACGACGCCGTCATCGCGGCCACCGATCCCGTGAACGACGACCGTGGCAGACTCCTTCTGGTTCAGGGGCTCCCCCAACGGGTTCGGCCCTGA
- a CDS encoding ABC transporter permease — protein sequence MSVVETTAPSTATDAAEAPASGGFSAGIRRHWWLLRTILLAAVNLLVFVFVSFFLVKLIPGDPVVTATGGRLTGADLEEARASYGLDGSVGEQLLTYLGSLARLDLGTSIATGRPIAEDLATRIPATLELVFTGLLAASVVALLLSHYVVTHRANRVSRILLSYARSAGALPEYVIGIAFIYLFFAVLGWAPAPSGRLDPMLLAPPQVTGFPILDALITGDTAAAASYASRLALPVIVMMVAHAPLLMKTLIINLDHAIDEPSTRFRIASGAPRRSILLSVYRRALPSVVAMLGMMFGLLLGGAIVLESLFALGGLGQYAVDAVNASDVFALRSFLLVVAAMCLAIYLIVDILTMTLDPRRRVETGKGA from the coding sequence ATGAGCGTCGTCGAAACCACTGCGCCGTCGACAGCCACCGACGCCGCCGAGGCGCCGGCATCCGGCGGATTCAGTGCCGGCATCCGCCGCCACTGGTGGCTGCTGCGCACCATCCTGCTCGCCGCGGTGAACCTGCTGGTCTTCGTCTTCGTCTCGTTCTTCCTGGTCAAACTGATCCCCGGCGACCCGGTCGTCACCGCGACCGGCGGACGCCTCACCGGGGCCGACCTCGAAGAAGCGCGCGCCTCGTACGGGCTCGACGGGTCGGTGGGCGAACAGCTCCTCACCTACCTCGGATCTCTCGCCCGCCTCGACCTCGGCACCTCGATCGCCACGGGGCGGCCCATCGCCGAAGACCTCGCCACGCGGATCCCCGCCACGCTCGAGCTGGTGTTCACCGGCCTTCTCGCCGCGTCGGTCGTCGCTCTCCTGCTGTCGCACTACGTGGTCACCCACCGCGCCAACCGTGTCTCGCGCATTCTGCTCAGTTACGCCCGCTCGGCCGGCGCGCTGCCCGAGTACGTCATCGGGATCGCGTTCATCTACCTCTTCTTCGCCGTGCTGGGGTGGGCTCCCGCGCCCTCCGGCCGGCTCGACCCGATGCTCCTGGCGCCACCGCAGGTCACCGGGTTCCCGATCCTCGACGCGCTCATCACCGGCGACACCGCGGCGGCCGCCTCGTACGCCTCGCGCCTTGCTCTCCCCGTGATCGTCATGATGGTCGCCCACGCGCCGCTGCTGATGAAGACCCTCATCATCAACCTCGACCACGCCATCGACGAGCCCTCCACGCGATTCCGCATCGCCTCGGGGGCGCCGCGGCGCAGCATCCTGCTCAGCGTCTACCGTCGGGCACTTCCCTCGGTGGTGGCGATGCTCGGGATGATGTTCGGTCTGCTGCTCGGCGGCGCGATCGTGCTCGAATCGCTCTTCGCGCTCGGGGGTCTCGGGCAGTACGCGGTCGACGCCGTCAACGCCTCCGACGTCTTCGCGCTCCGCTCCTTCCTTCTCGTCGTCGCCGCGATGTGCCTGGCGATCTACCTCATCGTCGACATCCTCACCATGACCCTCGATCCGCGACGTCGGGTCGAGACCGGAAAGGGGGCATGA
- a CDS encoding ABC transporter permease — protein MAAAIAGADLDSVIPRRRVRRLSPRASLVLHCIPLGVVLLLTFIGPLLAPFDPTRVVGTSSQPPSAESWFGTDSMGLDVFSRVVAAFALNIPMALAITVIATALGMVIGLIAGMYESRGGPIGLLARILTRAVDLVQAIPIMIAGLVLVSFFGRNPVVIVLSLALVLVPFQARLMRTEVLKTRSDAYVDAARLAGESEAEIVVRHVLPNSSRSTIENTSAIFAMGIIFCAALGFLGVGVPVPAPEWGSMLANGATDAVVGRWWPFLFPAIALGVSVWAASVFIAGITRSRS, from the coding sequence ATGGCCGCCGCCATCGCCGGAGCCGACCTCGATTCCGTCATCCCGCGGCGGCGCGTCCGTCGCCTCTCACCGCGCGCCTCGCTGGTGCTGCACTGCATCCCCCTGGGGGTCGTGCTGCTGCTGACGTTCATCGGACCGCTGCTCGCACCCTTCGACCCCACACGGGTGGTGGGAACGAGCTCGCAGCCGCCGTCGGCGGAGTCGTGGTTCGGCACCGACTCGATGGGCCTCGACGTCTTCTCACGGGTCGTCGCGGCGTTCGCCCTGAACATCCCGATGGCACTCGCCATCACCGTCATCGCCACGGCGCTCGGAATGGTCATCGGCCTCATCGCCGGGATGTACGAGTCGCGCGGCGGCCCGATCGGCCTGCTCGCCCGCATCCTCACACGCGCCGTCGACCTCGTCCAGGCGATTCCGATCATGATCGCCGGACTGGTTCTCGTGTCGTTCTTCGGCCGCAACCCCGTGGTCATCGTGCTGTCCCTCGCGCTGGTGCTCGTGCCCTTCCAGGCGCGGCTGATGCGCACCGAGGTGCTCAAGACACGGTCGGATGCCTACGTCGATGCCGCCCGGCTCGCGGGCGAGAGCGAAGCCGAGATCGTCGTCCGCCACGTGCTGCCCAACTCCTCCCGCTCGACCATCGAGAACACCTCGGCGATCTTCGCGATGGGCATCATCTTCTGCGCGGCGCTCGGCTTCCTCGGCGTCGGTGTGCCGGTGCCCGCTCCCGAGTGGGGGAGCATGCTCGCCAACGGCGCCACCGATGCCGTGGTCGGTCGCTGGTGGCCCTTCCTCTTCCCCGCCATCGCCCTCGGCGTCTCCGTCTGGGCAGCCTCGGTCTTCATCGCGGGCATCACCCGCTCCCGTTCCTGA
- a CDS encoding ABC transporter substrate-binding protein → MNTRTPRRLAVVGVALSALVLAGCSSAASSEESSAFVIVTAAQPPSFSYETSATGYEAGEFWANTGATLIRNPYVEGEGDLSASQDLFGFEPLLAESYEVSEDRLTYTFHLDPDATSVAGNTITADDVLFSIKRKFETPTSVVPFVSAPALTDPDAQVTVIDESTVSITISDPGYGFTLLSMLANQPYNIYDSTVLLEHATDDDPYAVEWSETNASYGFGAYELTDYTPGEQMVYTANPGYVLGEPEITTIVQRVVPDAGQRANLVRSGDAQIATQLRPADQADLAEGGAAQIFTVPTNAYVYIPLLTTAEPFDDPEVRRAFSMAIPYDDIIDDVYRGRLDPVDSILSEDAPGYDGEGLAAPEHDPAGAQEILEAAGYTEPVEFTLTVNSAVPDLEETAVLIQSAAADAGFDVTVDSVNSAVFQEGLAAKTFQASMGRDYAIVQSPPYVLALFYTPGSPLNWPNYETPEFSAALAEGNAVGDPLTPEAGAWWNEAQRILQTDLPTIYVGYVQPLNAFANDVGGYVFRTDNVIDYSQLTRETE, encoded by the coding sequence ATGAACACCCGCACCCCTCGCCGACTCGCCGTCGTCGGCGTCGCCCTCAGCGCGCTCGTCCTCGCCGGCTGCTCTTCCGCCGCGTCGTCGGAGGAGTCATCCGCCTTCGTCATCGTGACCGCCGCCCAGCCGCCGAGCTTCAGCTACGAGACCAGCGCCACCGGTTATGAAGCGGGCGAATTCTGGGCCAACACCGGCGCCACGCTCATCCGCAACCCCTACGTCGAGGGGGAGGGCGACCTGTCGGCATCGCAGGATCTGTTCGGCTTCGAACCGCTCCTCGCCGAGAGCTACGAGGTGAGCGAAGACCGGCTGACCTACACCTTCCACCTCGACCCCGACGCCACAAGCGTCGCCGGCAACACGATCACCGCCGACGATGTGCTCTTCTCCATCAAGCGGAAGTTCGAAACGCCCACGAGCGTGGTGCCCTTCGTCTCGGCGCCGGCGCTGACCGATCCCGACGCGCAGGTCACCGTGATCGACGAGTCGACGGTGTCGATCACGATCAGCGACCCCGGCTACGGGTTCACCCTGCTGTCGATGCTCGCCAACCAGCCGTACAACATCTACGACTCCACCGTGCTCCTCGAGCACGCCACCGACGACGACCCCTACGCCGTCGAATGGTCGGAGACCAATGCCTCCTACGGGTTCGGCGCGTACGAGCTGACCGACTACACCCCCGGCGAGCAGATGGTCTACACCGCGAACCCCGGCTACGTACTCGGCGAGCCCGAGATCACGACGATCGTGCAGCGCGTCGTGCCCGACGCCGGTCAGCGGGCGAACCTCGTCCGCAGCGGCGATGCGCAGATCGCCACCCAGCTGCGCCCCGCCGATCAGGCCGACCTCGCCGAGGGTGGGGCCGCGCAGATCTTCACGGTGCCGACCAACGCCTACGTATACATCCCGCTGCTGACGACGGCTGAGCCGTTCGACGACCCCGAGGTGCGACGGGCGTTCTCGATGGCGATCCCCTACGACGACATCATCGACGACGTCTACCGCGGACGGCTCGACCCGGTCGACTCGATCCTCTCGGAGGATGCGCCGGGCTACGACGGCGAGGGACTCGCTGCCCCTGAGCACGACCCCGCCGGGGCGCAGGAGATCCTCGAAGCAGCCGGCTACACCGAACCGGTCGAGTTCACCCTGACCGTCAACTCCGCCGTCCCCGACCTCGAAGAGACCGCGGTGCTGATCCAGTCCGCCGCCGCCGATGCTGGCTTCGACGTCACCGTCGACTCGGTCAACTCGGCCGTGTTCCAGGAGGGCCTGGCCGCCAAAACCTTCCAGGCCTCGATGGGCCGCGACTACGCGATCGTGCAGTCGCCGCCCTATGTGCTGGCGCTGTTCTACACCCCGGGCTCGCCCCTGAACTGGCCGAACTACGAAACGCCCGAGTTCAGCGCGGCGCTCGCCGAGGGCAACGCCGTCGGCGACCCGCTCACCCCGGAGGCCGGCGCCTGGTGGAACGAAGCCCAGCGGATCCTGCAGACCGACCTTCCCACCATCTACGTCGGATACGTCCAGCCGCTCAACGCCTTCGCGAACGACGTCGGCGGCTACGTCTTCCGCACCGACAACGTCATCGACTACTCGCAGCTGACCCGGGAGACCGAATGA
- a CDS encoding ABC transporter ATP-binding protein, producing the protein MTSDTRNIVLDIQNLSIHYGDAPAVTGAYLTLREGEKMAIVGESGSGKTSLANAVAGFLDPLVGSVRADRLDFRYTPLNRSIDPRRQPRIPVRTPGMSMVFQDAMHSLDPVWTIGSQLVAVLRGAERMTARAARAAAVERLAAVGISDPGRVMRARPTELSGGMRQRVMIAIAMASHPALLIADEPTSALDATLAVSTMQLMVDLADREGTALLMITHDIELCRRFTDTTVVMHQGRVVETIASDRLDHARNAYTRGLLACVPTLETATLAELPTLQSIAPSKRTVAA; encoded by the coding sequence ATGACCTCCGACACGCGCAACATCGTCCTCGACATCCAGAACCTCAGCATCCACTACGGCGACGCCCCCGCCGTGACCGGCGCCTACCTCACCCTCCGCGAGGGCGAGAAGATGGCGATCGTCGGGGAGTCGGGATCAGGGAAGACGAGTCTGGCGAACGCCGTCGCGGGGTTCCTCGACCCCCTGGTCGGCTCGGTCCGCGCCGACCGGCTCGACTTCCGCTACACCCCGCTGAACCGGTCGATCGACCCCCGGCGGCAGCCTCGCATCCCGGTCCGGACTCCGGGGATGTCGATGGTGTTCCAAGACGCGATGCACTCCCTCGACCCGGTGTGGACGATCGGGAGCCAGCTGGTCGCCGTGCTGCGGGGGGCGGAGCGGATGACCGCACGCGCTGCGCGCGCAGCGGCGGTGGAGCGGCTCGCCGCCGTCGGCATCAGCGATCCGGGCCGCGTGATGCGGGCTCGTCCGACGGAGCTCTCGGGAGGGATGCGACAGCGCGTCATGATCGCGATCGCGATGGCGTCGCATCCGGCCCTTCTCATCGCCGACGAGCCGACGAGCGCGCTGGATGCCACCCTCGCGGTGTCGACCATGCAGCTCATGGTCGACCTCGCCGACCGGGAGGGGACGGCGCTGCTCATGATCACGCACGACATCGAGCTGTGCCGCCGGTTCACCGACACCACCGTGGTGATGCATCAGGGGCGGGTGGTGGAGACCATCGCGTCCGATCGACTCGACCACGCCCGGAACGCCTACACCCGAGGACTCCTCGCCTGCGTGCCGACGCTCGAGACCGCAACGCTCGCGGAGCTTCCCACCCTGCAGTCGATCGCGCCGAGCAAGCGGACGGTCGCGGCATGA
- a CDS encoding ABC transporter ATP-binding protein, producing MSVVSVDDTGIRVTDLGRDFHRVQAVRSVTFAVAPGRRVGIVGESGSGKSTVARIIAGLDRPTRGTVHVDGQDLRSALSTARGRREYRRRVQLIAQDTTSAFDPRYTVRQSLRVPGQRLGGWTRAECDSAIEEIAEELSIDGSLLERRPAQLSGGQRQRMAIARALLVRPRYLVCDEAVSALDVSVQGAVLNLLKRYSTDHDAALLFVSHGLPATAFITDELIVMYRGAIAEAGRTTQVLGRPTDPYTRALVGAYREMESARSGA from the coding sequence ATGAGCGTGGTGAGCGTCGATGACACCGGCATCCGGGTCACCGATCTCGGACGCGACTTCCACCGCGTGCAGGCGGTGCGCTCGGTCACCTTCGCCGTGGCTCCCGGCCGCCGTGTCGGCATCGTGGGGGAGAGCGGGTCGGGAAAGTCGACGGTCGCGCGCATCATCGCCGGTCTCGACCGCCCGACGCGGGGGACCGTTCACGTCGACGGTCAGGATCTCCGCTCGGCGCTGTCGACCGCTCGGGGTCGCCGGGAGTACCGGCGGCGCGTGCAGCTGATCGCCCAGGACACCACCTCGGCCTTCGATCCCCGGTACACCGTCCGGCAGTCGCTGCGCGTGCCCGGTCAGCGCCTGGGTGGATGGACGCGCGCGGAATGCGACAGCGCCATCGAGGAGATCGCCGAGGAGCTGTCGATCGATGGGTCACTGCTCGAGCGTCGCCCGGCTCAGCTGTCGGGCGGTCAGCGCCAGCGCATGGCGATCGCGCGAGCGCTCCTGGTGCGGCCGCGATACCTCGTCTGCGACGAGGCGGTCAGCGCGCTCGATGTCTCGGTGCAGGGTGCGGTGCTGAACCTCTTGAAGCGCTACAGCACCGACCACGACGCGGCGCTCCTCTTCGTCTCGCACGGTCTGCCCGCGACGGCCTTCATCACCGACGAGCTCATCGTCATGTACCGCGGCGCCATCGCCGAAGCCGGCCGCACCACTCAGGTGCTCGGCCGCCCGACTGATCCCTACACCCGCGCCCTCGTCGGCGCGTACCGAGAAATGGAGTCGGCGCGCTCCGGCGCCTGA
- a CDS encoding NtaA/DmoA family FMN-dependent monooxygenase (This protein belongs to a clade of FMN-dependent monooxygenases, within a broader family of flavin-dependent oxidoreductases, the luciferase-like monooxygenase (LMM) family, some of whose members use coenzyme F420 rather than FMN.), with translation MFHLAWFLGDGFGIHPWSTTNGDGPWVGNNVNDWMDPQIYLDMATSLERAGFDYILFEDTAMVEDSYNGTADTSLRRGFMAPKNDPMPLVPLLTRATKHIGIIPTVSTIQYPPYLAARLFTTLDHLTEGRVGMNVVTSVTDRVAQNFGYDQHLDHDERYAMAMEWVDVVLALQQSWEEGAVVADPVAGVYADYTKVRPIDHKGRFFSSRGPLNTIPGPQRTPPICSAGSSPAGRELAARYDDTMISMVKSGAAGRAYRDDMRERVASYGRNPDDVKFLFLATPWIAATDSEAQDQFDAYNRWKATDKGVEYNLWNMSYTSGGRIDFGGIDPDTPVSEIDLSRQNGEHTSIANLFENSEGKTLREVVATSHQTSDMGLIGSPETVASKMEELMDEIGGDGFLIYMPTTRMNFALMADGLAPVLRRRGLIRDGYAGSTLRDHLREF, from the coding sequence ATGTTCCACCTCGCATGGTTCCTCGGCGACGGCTTCGGCATTCACCCCTGGAGCACCACCAACGGCGACGGCCCGTGGGTCGGCAACAACGTCAACGACTGGATGGATCCGCAGATCTACCTCGACATGGCGACGAGCCTCGAACGCGCCGGCTTCGACTACATCCTGTTCGAAGACACCGCGATGGTCGAAGACAGCTACAACGGCACCGCCGACACGAGCCTCCGACGCGGCTTCATGGCGCCGAAGAACGACCCGATGCCGCTCGTGCCGCTTCTCACCCGGGCGACCAAGCACATCGGCATCATCCCGACCGTGTCGACCATCCAGTACCCGCCGTACCTCGCCGCGCGGCTCTTCACGACGCTCGATCACCTCACCGAGGGCCGGGTCGGAATGAACGTCGTCACCAGCGTCACCGACCGGGTCGCCCAGAACTTCGGCTACGACCAGCACCTCGACCACGACGAGCGCTACGCGATGGCGATGGAGTGGGTCGACGTGGTGCTCGCGCTGCAGCAGAGCTGGGAGGAGGGGGCGGTCGTCGCCGACCCGGTGGCGGGCGTCTACGCCGACTACACGAAGGTGCGCCCGATCGATCACAAGGGGCGGTTCTTCTCCTCGCGGGGGCCGCTCAACACCATCCCGGGCCCGCAGCGTACGCCCCCCATCTGCTCGGCGGGGAGCTCGCCCGCGGGACGCGAGCTCGCCGCCCGGTACGACGACACGATGATCTCGATGGTCAAGAGCGGTGCCGCGGGTCGCGCCTACCGCGACGACATGCGGGAGCGGGTCGCGTCGTACGGACGCAACCCCGACGACGTGAAGTTCCTCTTCCTCGCCACGCCGTGGATCGCCGCCACCGACTCCGAGGCGCAGGATCAGTTCGACGCCTACAACCGGTGGAAGGCCACCGACAAGGGCGTGGAGTACAACCTCTGGAACATGTCGTATACCTCCGGCGGGCGCATCGACTTCGGCGGCATCGATCCCGACACCCCCGTGTCGGAGATCGACCTGTCGCGCCAGAACGGTGAGCACACCTCCATTGCGAACCTGTTCGAGAACTCCGAGGGCAAGACGCTCCGCGAGGTCGTGGCCACTTCCCACCAGACCAGCGACATGGGTCTCATCGGCTCGCCCGAGACGGTCGCGAGCAAGATGGAGGAGCTCATGGATGAGATCGGCGGCGACGGCTTCCTCATCTACATGCCCACCACGCGGATGAACTTCGCGCTCATGGCCGATGGGCTCGCCCCCGTGCTGCGCCGTCGTGGTCTCATCCGCGACGGGTACGCAGGGTCGACGCTGCGCGATCACCTGCGGGAGTTCTGA